ATGCGTTCAACAACTTGCCGATTCCTGGTCGATCTTGGTACCGGATTGCCGCTTATTTCCGAAGACCCGTTTTCGTAAGTTATGACAGATTGAGTGCAGCATCCATTCCGTTTGGGCTCCCGATAGTCCTCGAAGGCGTAGGTGGCCCGCTTTCTGTCTAACTTTCATCTGTCCAAATACTGGTTCGACGATAGCTTTGCGTCTTGCATAGTCGA
This region of Ferrimicrobium acidiphilum DSM 19497 genomic DNA includes:
- a CDS encoding transposase, translated to DYARRKAIVEPVFGQMKVRQKAGHLRLRGLSGAQTEWMLHSICHNLRKRVFGNKRQSGTKIDQESASC